The following proteins come from a genomic window of Megalops cyprinoides isolate fMegCyp1 chromosome 6, fMegCyp1.pri, whole genome shotgun sequence:
- the prph gene encoding peripherin isoform X1 has protein sequence MSHSSARTSTSYRRTFGSATPMGSYTPHTSRVSFGGGRYLSSMPSTVTRSGGYRLRSSSSPAPRLSYDKVDFSLAEAVNQEFLTTRSNEKAELQELNDRFASFIEKVRYLEQQNNTLQTELSQYKGQQQEPSRADELFQREIRELRRQLELMGKERDQFQVERDNLAEDLALVKQRLEEETQKRAEAENNLVLFRKDVDDATLSRLELERRIESLMDEIEFLKKLHDEEIQDVQVSVQTQQLKMEMDSPRPDLTTALRDIRAQYENIAAKNMQESEEWYKSKFADLTDSAKRNSEALRQAKQEANDARRQIQSLTCEIDALKSTNEALLRQMRDMEEQFSVEAGGYQDTVSRLEEEIRHLKDEMSRHLREYQDLLNVKMALDIEIATYRKLLEGEESRITVPINVSSMSGQHNADIDHTPDTHSKKSVVIKTVETRDGEVVKESRKDRDTDRDD, from the exons ATGAGCCACTCCTCAGCCCGCACCTCCACCTCCTATCGCCGCACTTTTGGGAGTGCCACCCCCATGGGCTCCTACACGCCCCACACCTCCCGGGTGTCCTTCGGAGGGGGGCGCTATCTAAGCTCCATGCCCTCCACCGTGACCCGCTCTGGGGGCTACCGCCTCCGCTCCAGCAGCTCTCCGGCCCCCCGCCTGTCCTACGACAAGGTGGACTTCTCCCTGGCCGAGGCCGTCAACCAGGAGTTCCTGACCACCCGGAGCAATGAGAAggcggagctgcaggagctgaacGACCGCTTCGCCAGCTTCATTGAGAAGGTGCGCTACCTGGAGCAGCAGAACAACACCCTGCAGACGGAGCTGAGCCAGTACaaggggcagcagcaggagccCAGCCGGGCCGACGAGCTCTTCCAGCGGGAGATCCGCGAACTGCGCCGGCAGCTGGAGCTCatggggaaggagagggaccAGTTCCAGGTGGAGAGGGACAACCTTGCCGAGGACCTGGCCCTTGTCAAGCAGAG gctggaggaggagactCAGAAGAGAGCCGAGGCAGAGAACAACCTGGTCCTCTTCCGTAAG GATGTGGATGATGCAACCCTGTCCCGCCTGGAGCTGGAAAGGAGGATTGAGTCTCTGATGGATGAGATCGAGTTCCTGAAGAAACTGCACGATGAG GAGATACAGGATGTGCAGGTGAGCGTGCAGACCCAGCAGTTGAAGATGGAGATGGATTCCCCTCGGCCCGACCTCACCACTGCACTGCGTGACATCCGGGCCCAGTATGAGAACATTGCCGCTAAGAACATGCAGGAGTCCGAGGAGTGGTACAAGTCCAAG TTTGCTGACCTGACTGATTCGGCCAAGCGCAACTCAGAGGCACTGCGACAGGCCAAGCAGGAAGCCAACGATGCCAGGAGGCAAATCCAGTCCCTGACCTGTGAGATTGATGCGCTCAAGAGCACG AATGAGGCCTTGCTGAGGCAGATGCGTGACATGGAGGAGCAGTTCTCTGTGGAGGCTGGCGGCTACCAGGACACGGTTTCccggctggaggaggagatccGCCACCTGAAGGATGAGATGTCTCGCCACCTAAGGGAGTACCAGGACCTGCTCAATGTCAAGATGGCCCTGGACATTGAGATTGCCACCTACCGCAagctgctggagggagaggagagcag gaTTACTGTTCCTATCAATGTCTCCTCCATGAGTGGTCAACACAATGCTG ACATCGACCATACCCCGGACACCCACAGCAAGAAGTCTGTGGTGATAAAGACTGTTGAGACTCGTGATGGAGAG GTGGTGAAGGAGTCCAGGAAGGACAGGGACACTGACCGCGATGATTAG
- the LOC118778858 gene encoding tubulin alpha-1C chain: MRECISIHVGQAGVQIGNACWELYCLEHGIQPDGQMPSDKTIGGGDDSFNTFFSETGAGKHVPRAVFVDLEPTVIDEVRTGTYRQLFHPEQLITGKEDAANNYARGHYTIGKEIIDLVLDRIRKLADQCTGLQGFLVFHSFGGGTGSGFTSLLMERLSVDYGKKSKLEFSIYPAPQVSTAVVEPYNSILTTHTTLEHSDCAFMVDNEAIYDICRRNLDIERPTYTNLNRLISQIVSSITASLRFDGALNVDLTEFQTNLVPYPRIHFPLATYAPVISAEKAYHEQLTVAEITNACFEPANQMVKCDPRHGKYMACCLLYRGDVVPKDVNAAIATIKTKRSIQFVDWCPTGFKVGINYQPPTVVPGGDLAKVQRAVCMLSNTTAVAEAWARLDHKFDLMYAKRAFVHWYVGEGMEEGEFSEAREDMAALEKDYEEVGADSMEGEDEGEEY, encoded by the exons ATG CGTGAGTGCATTTCTATCCACGTGGGCCAGGCTGGTGTCCAGATTGGCAATGCCTGCTGGGAGCTCTACTGCCTGGAGCACGGGATCCAGCCAGACGGGCAGATGCCCAGTGACAAGACCATTGGAGGAGGGGATGACTCCTTCAACACCTTCTTCAGTGAGACTGGAGCTGGCAAACATGTCCCcagggctgtgtttgtggatcTGGAGCCCACAGTCATTG ACGAGGTGCGCACTGGGACTTACCGCCAGCTTTTCCACCCTGAGCAGCTCATCACTGGTAAGGAGGATGCTGCCAACAACTACGCCCGTGGCCATTACACCATCGGGAAAGAAATCATTGACCTGGTTCTGGACAGGATCCGCAAACTG gCTGACCAGTGCACAGGTCTCCAAGGCTTCCTGGTCTTCCACAGCTTTGGAGGTGGTACCGGTTCTGGTTTCACCTCCTTGCTGATGGAACGCCTGTCTGTTGATTACGGCAAGAAGTCCAAGCTGGAGTTCTCCATCTACCCAGCTCCCCAGGTGTCCACAGCTGTGGTGGAGCCCTACAACTCCATCCTGACCACCCACACCACCCTGGAGCACTCCGACTGTGCCTTCATGGTCGACAACGAGGCCATCTACGACATCTGTCGTAGGAACCTCGATATTGAGCGCCCCACCTACACCAACCTCAACAGGTTGATCAGTCAAATTGTGTCCTCCATCACAGCTTCCCTCCGATTCGATGGTGCCCTCAATGTTGATCTGACAGAGTTCCAGACCAACTTGGTGCCCTACCCTCGTATCCACTTCCCTCTGGCCACATATGCTCCAGTCATCTCTGCCGAGAAGGCTTATCATGAGCAGTTAACTGtggctgagatcacaaatgctTGCTTTGAGCCGGCCAATCAGATGGTCAAATGTGACCCCCGTCATGGCAAGTACATGGCCTGCTGCCTGTTGTACCGTGGTGACGTGGTGCCGAAAGATGTCAATGCTGCCATCGCCACCATCAAGACCAAGCGCTCCATCCAATTTGTGGACTGGTGCCCAACTGGTTTCAAGGTTGGTATCAACTACCAGCCCCCCACTGTGGTTCCAGGTGGAGACCTGGCCAAGGttcagagggcagtgtgcatgTTGAGCAACACCACTGCCGTTGCCGAGGCCTGGGCCCGCCTGGACCACAAATTCGACCTGATGTACGCCAAGCGTGCATTTGTGCACTGGTACGTAGGTGAGGGTATGGAGGAGGGAGAGTTTTCTGAGGCCAGGGAAGACATGGCAGCCCTGGAGAAGGATTATGAGGAGGTGGGAGCTGACAGCATGGAaggagaagatgaaggagaGGAATACTAA
- the prph gene encoding peripherin isoform X2, whose amino-acid sequence MSHSSARTSTSYRRTFGSATPMGSYTPHTSRVSFGGGRYLSSMPSTVTRSGGYRLRSSSSPAPRLSYDKVDFSLAEAVNQEFLTTRSNEKAELQELNDRFASFIEKVRYLEQQNNTLQTELSQYKGQQQEPSRADELFQREIRELRRQLELMGKERDQFQVERDNLAEDLALVKQRLEEETQKRAEAENNLVLFRKDVDDATLSRLELERRIESLMDEIEFLKKLHDEEIQDVQVSVQTQQLKMEMDSPRPDLTTALRDIRAQYENIAAKNMQESEEWYKSKFADLTDSAKRNSEALRQAKQEANDARRQIQSLTCEIDALKSTNEALLRQMRDMEEQFSVEAGGYQDTVSRLEEEIRHLKDEMSRHLREYQDLLNVKMALDIEIATYRKLLEGEESRITVPINVSSMSGHFADIDHTPDTHSKKSVVIKTVETRDGEVVKESRKDRDTDRDD is encoded by the exons ATGAGCCACTCCTCAGCCCGCACCTCCACCTCCTATCGCCGCACTTTTGGGAGTGCCACCCCCATGGGCTCCTACACGCCCCACACCTCCCGGGTGTCCTTCGGAGGGGGGCGCTATCTAAGCTCCATGCCCTCCACCGTGACCCGCTCTGGGGGCTACCGCCTCCGCTCCAGCAGCTCTCCGGCCCCCCGCCTGTCCTACGACAAGGTGGACTTCTCCCTGGCCGAGGCCGTCAACCAGGAGTTCCTGACCACCCGGAGCAATGAGAAggcggagctgcaggagctgaacGACCGCTTCGCCAGCTTCATTGAGAAGGTGCGCTACCTGGAGCAGCAGAACAACACCCTGCAGACGGAGCTGAGCCAGTACaaggggcagcagcaggagccCAGCCGGGCCGACGAGCTCTTCCAGCGGGAGATCCGCGAACTGCGCCGGCAGCTGGAGCTCatggggaaggagagggaccAGTTCCAGGTGGAGAGGGACAACCTTGCCGAGGACCTGGCCCTTGTCAAGCAGAG gctggaggaggagactCAGAAGAGAGCCGAGGCAGAGAACAACCTGGTCCTCTTCCGTAAG GATGTGGATGATGCAACCCTGTCCCGCCTGGAGCTGGAAAGGAGGATTGAGTCTCTGATGGATGAGATCGAGTTCCTGAAGAAACTGCACGATGAG GAGATACAGGATGTGCAGGTGAGCGTGCAGACCCAGCAGTTGAAGATGGAGATGGATTCCCCTCGGCCCGACCTCACCACTGCACTGCGTGACATCCGGGCCCAGTATGAGAACATTGCCGCTAAGAACATGCAGGAGTCCGAGGAGTGGTACAAGTCCAAG TTTGCTGACCTGACTGATTCGGCCAAGCGCAACTCAGAGGCACTGCGACAGGCCAAGCAGGAAGCCAACGATGCCAGGAGGCAAATCCAGTCCCTGACCTGTGAGATTGATGCGCTCAAGAGCACG AATGAGGCCTTGCTGAGGCAGATGCGTGACATGGAGGAGCAGTTCTCTGTGGAGGCTGGCGGCTACCAGGACACGGTTTCccggctggaggaggagatccGCCACCTGAAGGATGAGATGTCTCGCCACCTAAGGGAGTACCAGGACCTGCTCAATGTCAAGATGGCCCTGGACATTGAGATTGCCACCTACCGCAagctgctggagggagaggagagcag gaTTACTGTTCCTATCAATGTCTCCTCCATGAGTGGTCA CTTTGCAGACATCGACCATACCCCGGACACCCACAGCAAGAAGTCTGTGGTGATAAAGACTGTTGAGACTCGTGATGGAGAG GTGGTGAAGGAGTCCAGGAAGGACAGGGACACTGACCGCGATGATTAG